One Argonema galeatum A003/A1 DNA window includes the following coding sequences:
- a CDS encoding type ISP restriction/modification enzyme yields the protein MNPLETYLRNLRDIRSSGAAVKETSYYGALESLFNEIGKTLKPKVRCIISLKNQGAGLPDGGLFTANQFQKASDAEPFDSQNPERGVIEVKGTRDDIWVISKREQVSKYWQKYRQVLVTNYRDFLLIGQDENGGSIELESYRLATSETDFWAKAANPRQLAQQEGDRFLEYLKRVMLSAAPIAAPADVAWFLASYARDAKFRIENTDIPALANVRSAIEEALGVKFEGEKGDRFFRSTLVQTLFYSIFSAWVLWHKENPTRPDKFDWRTAAYYLHVPMIQALFYQISDPRKLKTLGLVEVLDWTGTALNRVRREEFFAKFEEGEAVQYFYEPFLQAFDPELRKELGVWYTPTEVVRYMVARVDTVLREELGIEDGLADPNVYILDPCCGTGAYLVEVLKQIAATLKDKGEDALGSYDVKEAAIKRVFGFEILTAPFVVAHLQLGLLLQNLGVPLVDEKERVGVYLTNALTGWEPPDEDGKKQIKQLEFNFPELKQERDAADEVKREKPILVILGNPPYNAFAGVSPKEEKGLVEAYKEGLISEWGIKKFNLDDLYIRFFRLAEQRIAEKTNKGVVCYISNFSYLGDPSFVVMRQRFLSEFDKLWFDCLNGDSRETGKLTPEGKPDPSVFSTEYNREGIRVGTAIALMVRQENRTEKPLVRFRHFWGANKRIDLLASLNIQDFDADYELGKPDRNSRYSFRPSNVSSHYLEWPKLVNLCAEPPSNGLFEKRGSALIDIDKKNVEKRMQMYYDAAIDWETIKLLGTGLTEDAAGFDAKKVRSKVQAAEDFQANKLCRYGIRAFETRWCYYSDVSPLWNRSRPSLWAQCWQGNTFLISRPTGVANPEGVPLFFTPIIGDNDFLRGHAYYFPIRLRPRSNKSSKKATKQDTLFDVDAILNTTPTANLSAASRTYLAQLGITNPDVDADTAGLIWMHALAIGYSPAYLTENADGIRDNWPRIPLPNSKRLLLESVEIGKKVAVLLDTENPVVGVTSGKIRLELKAIAVISRTGGGQLNPDTGDLAITAGWGYSGQNNVTMPGKGKIITRPYTPEEIAGIEEGTKAQGLKSEIAINLLGNNTCDIYLNELAYWKNIPVNVWEYTIGGYQVIKKWLSYREEKLLGRSLTKEEVREVMNMARRIAAILLLQPSIDGNYQTIKQSSYNWQKFFTN from the coding sequence TGAACCTTTCGATTCCCAAAATCCCGAACGGGGAGTAATTGAAGTTAAGGGAACTAGGGATGATATTTGGGTAATTAGTAAAAGGGAACAAGTTTCTAAGTATTGGCAGAAGTACAGACAGGTTTTGGTGACAAATTATCGCGATTTTCTATTAATTGGACAAGATGAAAATGGCGGATCGATCGAACTAGAAAGTTATCGTTTGGCAACCAGTGAAACAGATTTTTGGGCAAAAGCTGCTAATCCGCGTCAGTTGGCGCAACAAGAAGGCGATCGCTTTCTAGAATACCTCAAGCGAGTTATGCTTTCCGCCGCACCGATAGCCGCACCCGCAGATGTCGCTTGGTTTTTGGCTTCCTACGCCCGCGACGCTAAATTTCGGATTGAAAATACAGATATTCCCGCTTTAGCTAATGTTCGCAGCGCGATAGAAGAAGCGCTGGGGGTGAAATTTGAGGGTGAAAAAGGCGATCGCTTTTTCCGCTCAACTTTAGTCCAGACTTTATTTTACAGTATTTTCTCCGCTTGGGTACTGTGGCATAAAGAAAACCCAACTCGCCCGGATAAATTTGATTGGAGAACTGCCGCTTACTATCTTCACGTACCGATGATTCAGGCGCTTTTCTATCAAATTTCCGACCCCAGAAAATTGAAAACGTTGGGATTAGTAGAAGTGCTGGATTGGACGGGAACAGCGTTAAACCGCGTCAGGCGAGAAGAGTTTTTTGCTAAGTTTGAGGAAGGGGAAGCTGTGCAGTATTTCTATGAACCTTTTCTGCAAGCTTTTGACCCGGAATTACGCAAAGAATTAGGTGTTTGGTACACGCCGACAGAGGTTGTCCGCTACATGGTTGCCCGTGTGGATACGGTGTTACGAGAAGAATTGGGAATTGAAGATGGTTTAGCAGATCCCAATGTTTATATCCTCGATCCTTGTTGTGGTACTGGTGCTTATTTAGTGGAAGTTTTAAAGCAGATTGCCGCTACCTTGAAAGATAAGGGCGAGGATGCTTTGGGAAGTTATGATGTTAAAGAAGCGGCTATTAAACGAGTTTTTGGTTTTGAAATTTTGACTGCGCCGTTTGTAGTGGCGCACTTGCAATTAGGGTTGCTGTTGCAAAATCTTGGTGTGCCTTTGGTAGATGAAAAAGAACGAGTTGGGGTATATCTTACCAATGCGCTGACGGGATGGGAACCGCCAGATGAAGATGGGAAAAAGCAAATCAAACAACTGGAATTTAATTTTCCTGAATTGAAGCAAGAACGAGATGCCGCAGATGAAGTGAAGCGAGAAAAACCGATTCTGGTGATTCTTGGTAATCCACCTTATAATGCCTTTGCTGGTGTTAGCCCAAAAGAAGAAAAGGGATTGGTAGAAGCTTATAAGGAAGGGTTGATTTCTGAGTGGGGAATTAAGAAATTTAATTTAGACGATCTCTATATTCGTTTCTTTCGATTAGCCGAACAAAGGATTGCTGAAAAAACTAATAAAGGTGTAGTTTGTTATATCTCAAATTTTTCTTATTTGGGCGATCCATCTTTTGTGGTAATGCGGCAAAGGTTTCTGAGTGAATTTGATAAACTTTGGTTTGATTGCCTAAATGGGGATAGTCGGGAAACTGGTAAACTGACGCCAGAAGGTAAGCCAGATCCTAGTGTATTTTCTACTGAGTATAACAGAGAAGGGATTCGGGTAGGAACTGCGATCGCTCTCATGGTACGTCAGGAAAATCGCACCGAGAAACCATTAGTTCGTTTTCGGCATTTTTGGGGTGCAAATAAACGAATAGATTTGCTTGCTAGTCTGAATATTCAAGATTTTGATGCCGATTATGAGTTGGGAAAACCAGATCGGAATAGTCGTTACTCTTTCCGTCCATCTAATGTTAGTTCCCACTATTTAGAATGGCCTAAATTAGTTAATTTGTGTGCGGAACCTCCTAGTAATGGTTTATTTGAAAAACGTGGTAGCGCATTAATTGATATTGACAAAAAAAATGTTGAAAAGCGAATGCAGATGTATTACGATGCTGCAATTGATTGGGAAACAATCAAATTATTGGGTACGGGATTGACAGAAGATGCGGCTGGATTTGATGCCAAAAAAGTTCGTTCAAAAGTGCAAGCTGCTGAAGATTTCCAAGCTAACAAACTCTGCCGTTATGGAATTCGCGCTTTTGAAACTCGCTGGTGCTACTATAGCGATGTAAGCCCGCTTTGGAATCGTTCTCGACCTTCACTTTGGGCGCAGTGTTGGCAAGGTAATACTTTCCTGATCAGTCGTCCCACAGGTGTAGCAAATCCAGAAGGAGTGCCGCTATTTTTCACTCCAATTATAGGAGATAATGATTTCTTACGCGGTCATGCTTACTATTTTCCTATACGTCTACGCCCTAGATCAAATAAAAGTTCTAAAAAAGCAACTAAACAAGATACGCTTTTCGATGTAGATGCGATTTTAAATACCACGCCAACGGCTAATCTTTCGGCTGCTAGTCGTACTTATCTTGCCCAATTGGGTATTACAAATCCTGACGTTGATGCCGATACAGCGGGCTTAATTTGGATGCACGCTTTAGCAATTGGCTATTCCCCAGCATACTTAACTGAAAATGCTGATGGTATTCGCGATAATTGGCCACGCATACCTTTACCTAATTCTAAACGTTTATTGTTAGAATCAGTCGAGATAGGGAAAAAAGTAGCTGTATTACTAGATACAGAAAATCCGGTAGTTGGGGTGACATCGGGAAAAATTAGACTAGAATTAAAAGCGATCGCGGTTATTTCCCGTACAGGAGGCGGACAACTAAACCCCGATACTGGTGACTTAGCAATTACTGCTGGTTGGGGTTATTCCGGCCAAAACAATGTCACAATGCCAGGTAAAGGAAAAATCATCACCCGTCCTTACACACCTGAAGAAATTGCTGGTATTGAAGAAGGCACAAAGGCGCAAGGTTTAAAATCGGAAATAGCCATAAATTTACTGGGAAATAATACTTGTGATATTTACCTGAATGAACTAGCATACTGGAAAAATATACCCGTAAATGTCTGGGAATATACAATTGGTGGCTATCAGGTAATCAAAAAGTGGCTTTCTTATCGAGAGGAGAAATTATTAGGGCGATCGCTAACTAAAGAAGAAGTGCGCGAAGTAATGAATATGGCGCGTCGCATCGCCGCAATTTTATTATTACAACCGTCCATAGATGGAAATTACCAGACTATTAAACAGTCATCATATAACTGGCAAAAGTTTTTCACAAATTGA